The following are from one region of the Aspergillus chevalieri M1 DNA, chromosome 1, nearly complete sequence genome:
- a CDS encoding transient receptor potential ion channel family protein (COG:U;~EggNog:ENOG410PHBS;~InterPro:IPR032800,IPR010308,IPR040241;~PFAM:PF06011,PF14558;~SECRETED:SignalP(1-21);~TransMembrane:7 (n3-16c21/22o326-348i380-400o406-428i469-489o495-515i527-548o560-586i)), producing the protein MRLISLFTWFFVALLAQFGGATKLIESNALSLCQDSNNFTATYFSVTFTPANRSLAFAFDGVAAISGKVKAELVLTAYGYTALRKELDPCEMGLAGLCPMQTGPIDVPRANLDLPENVVSQIPSIAYTVPDLDANVRIYINSTDTGESISCLEARLSNGQTVYQKGVGWTTAVISGLGLTASAITSGLGHSNTAAHVAANALSLFGFMQSQALFGMVAVHMPPIVESWTQNFQWSMGIIRVGFLQTICTWYQRSTGGTPSTVLSELSTTSVQVLKRSVDPSLALMKRAAEPLLKREAESQKATQKTTTVRGIKRVGFEAGIEETNIFLTGLIFFVFFVAVVMIIVAIFKGVCELLAKNGKMNSDKFSDFRNGWKVVARGILFRLTLIGFPQMVVLCLWELTQRDSVAEIILAIIMIVSMVAALGWASVKVIRLAKRSITMHRNPAYILYSDPTCLNKWGFLYVQYRATAYYFVIPVLVYILVKGMFIGLSQPAPIVQTVAFVIIEAAMLIAVSVLRPWMDKKTNIYNITIQAINFLNAIFLLFFAQVFNQPGLVTGVMGVVFFVYNAVFALVLLILVLIASIYAIVSKNPDTRYQPMRDDRGSFIKSQTQLTTELDALGATARGDAKGSAYNTSPFEDDDSFSSGNGASVGRQNLEPPHSATSPHNATGGVPVSPVDPSVPLFPSDNRGPPPSYNGMRSPSPVPRGYNASPFQRAQNNASPWQRGAGYDH; encoded by the exons ATGCGGTTAATATCTCTCTTCACCTGGTTCTTCGTCGCGCTTCTCGCGCAGTTCGGAGGGGCCACCAAGCTCATTGAATCAAATGCCCTCAGTCTCTGTCAGGACAGCAACAACTTCACGGCAACCTATTTCAGTGTCACCTTCACTCCCGCCAACCGTTCGCTCGCCTTCGCTTTCGATGGTGTCGCTGCGATTTCCGGCAAGGTCAAGGCTGAACTTGTTCTCACGGCCTATGGTTACACTGCCTTGAGAAAGGAGTTGGACCCTTGTGAGATGGGCCTCGCCGGTCTCTGTCCCATGCAGACCGGCCCCATTGATGTGCCCAGGGCCAACCTCGATCTTCCAGAGAATGTCGTTTCTCAAATTCCCA GCATCGCATACACGGTTCCCGACCTCGATGCCAATGTCCGTATCTACATCAACTCCACCGATACCGGTGAGAGTATCTCTTGTCTCGAGGCACGTCTGTCCAACGGACAAACGGTTTACCAGAAAGGCGTTGGTTGGACGACCGCGGTCATCTCTGGATTGGGTCTAACCGCGTCTGCCATTACATCCGGTCTCGGACATTCCAACACCGCTGCTCACGTGGCGGCCAATGCCCTGTCTCTCTTCGGCTTCATGCAGTCTCAGGCCCTGTTCGGCATGGTGGCGGTCCATATGCCTCCGATTGTCGAATCGTGGACGCAGAACTTCCAGTGGAGTATGGGTATCATCCGTGTGGGCTTCTTGCAAACCATCTGCACCTGGTATCAGCGCTCGACGGGAGGTACCCCATCGACCGTTCTCTCGGAATTGTCCACCACATCCGTCCAAGTGCTCAAGCGTTCCGTTGACCCGTCCCTGGCTCTCATGAAGCGTGCCGCCGAGCCGTTGCTCAAGAGAGAGGCTGAGTCGCAAAAGGCCACTCAAAAGACCACCACCGTCCGTGGTATCAAACGTGTAGGATTCGAAGCCGGTATTGAAGAGACCAATATTTTCCTGACCGGTCTgatcttcttcgtcttcttcgtggCAGTCGTCATGATCATCGTGGCCATCTTCAAGGGTGTCTGCGAGCTTCTCGCCAAGAACGGCAAGATGAACAGTGACAAGTTCTCGGACTTCCGCAACGGGTGGAAGGTCGTGGCTCGAGGTATCCTGTTCCGTTTGACCTTGATCGGTTTTCCGCAAATGGTCGTGCTGTGTCTCTGGGAACTGACGCAGCGCGATTCGGTTGCTGAGATCATCTTGGCTATCATCATGATTGTGTCGATGGTCGCCGCATTGGGTTGGGCTTCAGTCAAGGTTATTCGTCTTGCCAAGCGCTCCATCACTATGCACCGGAACCCGGCCTACATCCTCTACTCGGACCCCacctgcttgaacaagtggGGCTTCTTGTACGTGCAGTACCGCGCCACGGCTTACTACTTTGTCATCCCTGTCCTTGTCTACATCCTCGTCAAGGGCATGTTCATCGGCCTGAGCCAGCCCGCGCCTATCGTGCAGACGGTCGCGTTTGTCATCATCGAAGCGGCCATGCTCATCGCCGTCAGTGTGCTGCGTCCCTGGATGGACAAGAAGACCAACATCTACAACATCACCATCCAGGCCATCAACTTCCTTAACGCCATCttcctgctcttcttcgctCAGGTCTTCAACCAGCCTGGTCTTGTCACCGGTGTAATGGGtgtcgtcttcttcgtctaCAACGCCGTGTTCGCTCTGGTTCTGTTGATACTGGTCCTGATTGCCTCCATCTACGCCATCGTGTCCAAGAACCCCGACACCCGCTACCAGCCGATGCGCGATGACCGTGGCTCGTTCATCAAGTCGCAGACTCAGCTCACCACCGAATTGGACGCCTTGGGTGCCACCGCTCGTGGGGATGCTAAGGGCTCTGCTTACAATACCAGCCCctttgaggatgatgacTCCTTCTCCAGCGGCAATGGGGCTAGCGTCGGCCGTCAAAACCTGGAACCACCGCACTCGGCCACCTCGCCTCACAATGCCACAGGTGGTGTTCCTGTTTCTCCTGTGGACCCATCGGTGCCTCTGTTCCCCAGTGACAACCGTGGCCCCCCTCCCAGTTACAATGGCATGCGGTCGCCTTCGCCAGTCCCAAGAGGGTATAATGCATCGCCCTTCCAGCGGGCACAGAACAACGCAAGTCCATGGCAACGAGGAGCCGGGTACGATCATTAA
- the has1 gene encoding ATP-dependent RNA helicase HAS1 (BUSCO:EOG09261F73;~COG:A;~EggNog:ENOG410PH4U;~InterPro:IPR025313,IPR027417,IPR001650,IPR014014, IPR014001,IPR011545,IPR000629;~PFAM:PF00270,PF00271,PF13959;~go_function: GO:0003676 - nucleic acid binding [Evidence IEA];~go_function: GO:0004386 - helicase activity [Evidence IEA];~go_function: GO:0005524 - ATP binding [Evidence IEA]) — translation MAKEIEKKAEPVDSAKSIAKKRKRKHARAGAGAEEETPKQQAAIANGNREVSDSDNENENEQKKTFSKMNATKEKELSRKRKVSDSPSEEEDDEEKSQSENDDDDSDEEEDKGDEEAADDKAGADLPSVDAVRLPQTEGAPQKFSDLNLSDKTMKAIGDMGFHTMTEIQQRTIAPLLAGRDVLGAAKTGSGKTLAFLTPAVEMLSALRFKPRNGTGVIVVSPTRELALQIFGVARELMAHHSQTYGIVIGGANRRAEAEKLTKGVNLLIATPGRLLDHLQNTQGFVFKNLKTLVIDEADRILEVGFEDEMRQIVKILPAEDRQTMLFSATQTTKVEDLARISLRPGPLYINVDHRKEHSTVEGLEQGYVICEADKRFLLLFSFLKRNLKKKIIVFFSSCNCVKYHAELLNYIDLPVLELHGQQKQQKRTNTFFEFCNAKQGTLICTDVAARGLDIPAVDWIIQFDPPDDTRDYIHRVGRTARGKEGKGRSLMFLQPSEVGFLKHLKEARVPVVEFDFPASKIVNVQSQLEKLIGQNYYLNKSAKDGYRAYLQAYASHSLRSVFDVHKLDLVKVAKGFGFSTPPRIDIQLGSSLGRDKKQQQGRRNYGSQPNGKGLKFKRQRRDD, via the exons ATGGCAAAGGAGATCGAGAAGAAGGCAGAGCCCGTTGACTCGGCAAAATCTATTGccaagaagagaaagagaaagcatGCGCGCGCCGGCGCAGGTGCTGAGGAAGAGACTCCCAAGCAACAAGCAGCTATCGCCAATGGAAATAGAGAAGTGAGCGACAGTGACAACGAGAACGAGAACGAGCAAAAGAAGACTTTCTCGAAGATGAACGCGACCAAGGAGAAGGAATTGTCGAGAAAGCGGAAAGTAAGCGACTCGCCCagtgaggaagaagacgacgaagaaaaaTCGCAAAGTGAaaacgacgatgacgatagtgatgaggaggaagataaaGGGGATGAGGAAGCTGCCGATGACAAGGCCGGTGCAGACCTGCCCTCCGTGGATGCTGTCCGTCTGCCACAGACAGAGGGCGCACCGCAAAAGTTCTCGGACTTGAACCTCTCGGACAAGACAATGAAGGCTATCGGGGATATGGGTTTCCACACCATGACGGAGATCCAACAACGGACTATTGCTCCATTGCTCGCTGGACGGGATGTACTGGGTGCTGCAAAGACCGGTTCCGGAAAGACTCTGGCTTTCTTGACTCCTGCTGTTGAGATGCTGAGTGCCTTGCGGTTCAAGCCTCGGAATG GTACCGGTGTTATCGTCGTCTCTCCCACCCGTGAACTGGCCCTGCAGATCTTTGGTGTCGCCAGAGAACTCATGGCCCACCACTCCCAAACGTACGGTATCGTCATCGGAGGCGCCAACCGCCGCGCTGAAGCCGAAAAGCTCACCAAGGGTGTCAATCTCCTCATCGCAACCCCCGGCCGTCTCCTCGATCACCTCCAAAACACCCAAGGCTTCGTTTTCAAGAACCTCAAGACCCTCGTCATCGACGAAGCAGACCGCATCCTCGAAGTCGGTTTCGAAGACGAAATGCGCCAGATCGTCAAGATCCTGCCCGCCGAGGACCGCCAAACCATGCTCTTCTCCGCTACCCAGACGACCAAGGTCGAGGATTTGGCACGGATATCGCTGCGTCCGGGTCCGTTGTACATCAACGTTGACCACCGCAAGGAACACAGTACGGTCGAGGGATTGGAGCAGGGATATGTGATTTGTGAGGCAGATAAGCGGTTCTTGCTGCTGTTCTCATTCCTCAAGCGGAACCTGAAGAAAAAGATCAttgttttcttctccagctGCAACTGCGTCAAATATCACGCCGAACTCCTCAACTACATCGACCTGCCTGTGTTGGAACTTCATGGccagcagaagcagcagaagcGCACCAATACTTTCTTCGAATTCTGCAACGCCAAGCAGGGTACCCTCATCTGTACCGACGTTGCTGCCAGAGGACTCGAC ATCCCGGCCGTCGACTGGATCATCCAATTCGACCCCCCAGATGACACCCGTGACTACATTCACCGTGTCGGTCGTACCGCACGTGGCAAGGAAGGCAAGGGTCGCAGTCTGATGTTCCTGCAGCCCTCCGAAGTGGGCTTCCTCAAGCACCTCAAGGAAGCTCGCGTTCCCGTCGTCGAGTTTGACTTCCCCGCGTCGAAGATCGTGAATGTCCAGTCGCAGCTTGAAAAACTTATTGGACAAAACTACTATCTTAACAAG TCCGCAAAAGATGGCTACCGCGCCTACCTCCAAGCCTACGCTTCGCACTCCCTCCGTTCCGTCTTCGACGTCCACAAACTCGATCTTGTCAAGGTGGCCAAGGGCTTTGGTTTCTCCACGCCCCCGCGTATCGACATCCAACTTGGCTCGAGTCTGGGCCGTGAtaagaagcagcagcagggacGGAGGAATTACGGGTCTCAGCCTAATGGGAAGGGACTGAAGTTTAAGAGACAGAGGAGGGATGATTAG